The following coding sequences lie in one Spinacia oleracea cultivar Varoflay chromosome 1, BTI_SOV_V1, whole genome shotgun sequence genomic window:
- the LOC110782897 gene encoding nucleobase-ascorbate transporter 7 isoform X2, whose translation MAGGGGGGGGGGAGPQPKQDELQPHPVKDQLPGVSYCITSPPPWPEAILLGFQHYLVMLGTTVLIPTYLVPQMGGGKEEKARMIQTLLFVAGINTLLQSLFGTRLPAVIGASYTYVPTTISIVLAARYSGIADPQEKFHRIIRGIQGSLIVASILQIILGFSGLWRNVARFLSPLAVVPLVALTGFGLYELGFPGVAKCVEIGLPHIVILLIFSQYLPHLMRGERHIFDRFAVLFSVAIVWLYAHILTVGGAYKNRSPTTQLSCRTDRAGIISGASWISVPYPFQWGAPTFDAGEAFAMMMASFVGLVESTGAFIAVSRYASATPVPPSILSRGIGWQGVGILLCGLFGTGNAASVSVENAGLLALTRVGSRRVVQIAAGFMIFFSVLGKFGAVFASIPAPMVAALYCLFFAYVGSAGLGFLQFCNLNSFRTKFVLGFSIFMGLSIPQYFNEYTVVKGYGPVHTNARWFNDMINVPFSSEPFVAGVLAFFLDVTLRKKDSATRKDRGAHWWDKFRSFKGDTRSEEFYSLPFNLNKFFPSV comes from the exons ATGGCAGGCGGAGGAGGTGGTGGCGGCGGTGGTGGAGCAGGTCCACAGCCAAAGCAAGATGAACTGCAGCCGCATCCAGTGAAGGATCAGCTTCCTGGGGTTTCTTACTGTATTACCAGTCCACCACCTTGGC CCGAGGCAATTTTACTTGGATTTCAACATTATTTGGTGATGTTAGGGACAACTGTGCTCATTCCTACCTATTTGGTTCCCCAGATGGGAGGTGGAAAA GAGGAGAAAGCTAGGATGATCCAAACCTTGCTATTTGTTGCTGGTATAAACACATTGTTACAGTCCTTGTTTGGTACTCGTTTGCCAGCTGTCATTGGGGCTTCCTATACCTATGTTCCCACAACAATCTCTATTGTTTTGGCTGCCCGTTACAGTGGCATTGCGGATCCTCAAGAG AAATTTCATAGGATAATTCGGGGAATTCAAGGATCGCTTATTGTTGCTTCAATCCTTCAAATTATTCTCGGATTTAGTGGTTTGTGGCGTAATGTAGCAAG GTTCTTAAGTCCCTTGGCTGTTGTTCCTTTGGTAGCTCTTACTGGATTTGGCTTGTATGAATTGGGTTTTCCTGGG GTTGCCAAATGTGTTGAGATAGGGCTTCCGCATATTGTCATTCTGCTTATCTTTTCACAG TACTTACCTCATCTGATGCGCGGTGAACGGCATATATTTGATCGCTTTGCTGTCCTGTTCTCCGTTGCCATTGTGTGGCTTTATGCTCACATACTGACAGTTGGAGGTGCTTATAAGAACAGGTCACCAACAACACAATTGAGTTGCAGAACTGATCGTGCTGGAATTATAAGCGGTGCTTCATG GATAAGTGTTCCATATCCATTTCAATGGGGAGCTCCAACTTTTGACGCTGGAGAAGCATTTGCAATGATGATGGCTTCCTTTGTTGGTCTTGTGGAG TCTACTGGTGCCTTCATTGCGGTATCAAGATATGCAAGTGCAACTCCTGTGCCACCATCTATTCTTAGCCGTGGAATTGGTTGGCAG GGAGTAGGCATTCTTTTGTGTGGACTATTCGGAACTGGCAATGCTGCATCGGTATCAGT GGAGAATGCTGGTTTGCTGGCTCTAACACGTGTTGGCAGTCGAAGGGTGGTACAAATAGCAGCAGGATTCATGATCTTCTTTTCTGTACTTG GTAAATTTGGAGCTGTATTTGCCTCAATTCCAGCACCTATGGTGGCAGCTTTGTATTGCCTGTTCTTTGCATATGTTG GTTCAGCAGGTCTCGGTTTCCTTCAATTCTGCAACTTAAACAGCTTCCGAACAAAATTCGTTCTCGGTTTCTCTATTTTCATGGGCTTATCTATACCACAATATTTCAATGAATACACAGTAGTGAAGGGATATGGTCCAGTCCACACAAATGCCAGATGG TTCAACGACATGATAAATGTGCCTTTCTCCTCGGAACCATTTGTAGCGGGAGTGTTGGCATTTTTCTTGGACGTTACTCTGCGTAAGAAAGACAGTGCAACCAGAAAAGACAGAGGGGCGCATTGGTGGGACAAGTTCAGATCATTCAAGGGTGACACAAGAAGTGAAGAATTCTACTCCTTGCCCTTTAACCTTAACAAGTTCTTCCCATCCGTTTGA
- the LOC110782897 gene encoding nucleobase-ascorbate transporter 7 isoform X1 has product MSSFSFFPKFCKIKMAGGGGGGGGGGAGPQPKQDELQPHPVKDQLPGVSYCITSPPPWPEAILLGFQHYLVMLGTTVLIPTYLVPQMGGGKEEKARMIQTLLFVAGINTLLQSLFGTRLPAVIGASYTYVPTTISIVLAARYSGIADPQEKFHRIIRGIQGSLIVASILQIILGFSGLWRNVARFLSPLAVVPLVALTGFGLYELGFPGVAKCVEIGLPHIVILLIFSQYLPHLMRGERHIFDRFAVLFSVAIVWLYAHILTVGGAYKNRSPTTQLSCRTDRAGIISGASWISVPYPFQWGAPTFDAGEAFAMMMASFVGLVESTGAFIAVSRYASATPVPPSILSRGIGWQGVGILLCGLFGTGNAASVSVENAGLLALTRVGSRRVVQIAAGFMIFFSVLGKFGAVFASIPAPMVAALYCLFFAYVGSAGLGFLQFCNLNSFRTKFVLGFSIFMGLSIPQYFNEYTVVKGYGPVHTNARWFNDMINVPFSSEPFVAGVLAFFLDVTLRKKDSATRKDRGAHWWDKFRSFKGDTRSEEFYSLPFNLNKFFPSV; this is encoded by the exons ATGTCTTCTTTTTCCTTCTTTCCCAAGTTTTGCAAAATT AAGATGGCAGGCGGAGGAGGTGGTGGCGGCGGTGGTGGAGCAGGTCCACAGCCAAAGCAAGATGAACTGCAGCCGCATCCAGTGAAGGATCAGCTTCCTGGGGTTTCTTACTGTATTACCAGTCCACCACCTTGGC CCGAGGCAATTTTACTTGGATTTCAACATTATTTGGTGATGTTAGGGACAACTGTGCTCATTCCTACCTATTTGGTTCCCCAGATGGGAGGTGGAAAA GAGGAGAAAGCTAGGATGATCCAAACCTTGCTATTTGTTGCTGGTATAAACACATTGTTACAGTCCTTGTTTGGTACTCGTTTGCCAGCTGTCATTGGGGCTTCCTATACCTATGTTCCCACAACAATCTCTATTGTTTTGGCTGCCCGTTACAGTGGCATTGCGGATCCTCAAGAG AAATTTCATAGGATAATTCGGGGAATTCAAGGATCGCTTATTGTTGCTTCAATCCTTCAAATTATTCTCGGATTTAGTGGTTTGTGGCGTAATGTAGCAAG GTTCTTAAGTCCCTTGGCTGTTGTTCCTTTGGTAGCTCTTACTGGATTTGGCTTGTATGAATTGGGTTTTCCTGGG GTTGCCAAATGTGTTGAGATAGGGCTTCCGCATATTGTCATTCTGCTTATCTTTTCACAG TACTTACCTCATCTGATGCGCGGTGAACGGCATATATTTGATCGCTTTGCTGTCCTGTTCTCCGTTGCCATTGTGTGGCTTTATGCTCACATACTGACAGTTGGAGGTGCTTATAAGAACAGGTCACCAACAACACAATTGAGTTGCAGAACTGATCGTGCTGGAATTATAAGCGGTGCTTCATG GATAAGTGTTCCATATCCATTTCAATGGGGAGCTCCAACTTTTGACGCTGGAGAAGCATTTGCAATGATGATGGCTTCCTTTGTTGGTCTTGTGGAG TCTACTGGTGCCTTCATTGCGGTATCAAGATATGCAAGTGCAACTCCTGTGCCACCATCTATTCTTAGCCGTGGAATTGGTTGGCAG GGAGTAGGCATTCTTTTGTGTGGACTATTCGGAACTGGCAATGCTGCATCGGTATCAGT GGAGAATGCTGGTTTGCTGGCTCTAACACGTGTTGGCAGTCGAAGGGTGGTACAAATAGCAGCAGGATTCATGATCTTCTTTTCTGTACTTG GTAAATTTGGAGCTGTATTTGCCTCAATTCCAGCACCTATGGTGGCAGCTTTGTATTGCCTGTTCTTTGCATATGTTG GTTCAGCAGGTCTCGGTTTCCTTCAATTCTGCAACTTAAACAGCTTCCGAACAAAATTCGTTCTCGGTTTCTCTATTTTCATGGGCTTATCTATACCACAATATTTCAATGAATACACAGTAGTGAAGGGATATGGTCCAGTCCACACAAATGCCAGATGG TTCAACGACATGATAAATGTGCCTTTCTCCTCGGAACCATTTGTAGCGGGAGTGTTGGCATTTTTCTTGGACGTTACTCTGCGTAAGAAAGACAGTGCAACCAGAAAAGACAGAGGGGCGCATTGGTGGGACAAGTTCAGATCATTCAAGGGTGACACAAGAAGTGAAGAATTCTACTCCTTGCCCTTTAACCTTAACAAGTTCTTCCCATCCGTTTGA